A DNA window from Takifugu flavidus isolate HTHZ2018 chromosome 15, ASM371156v2, whole genome shotgun sequence contains the following coding sequences:
- the znf644a gene encoding zinc finger protein 644a, translated as MAAEMSCLTGVDEDDKDADPEVNALSLFPDPLMMEQEPVSCTSSLGRPSLEQTSGLDLLSSTGMLSPVDLGNGPSTHQATQAHELGSISIEKEEAKSITQLKTVQEIDTTGIWGFDKDSPENSLDNFDSANELHWDPHKEFMQFLWDNHDDSPGEEPQEPDPPPNNQRRRKRKMDMVVMVDPSEDLYPDLSRKSSGKLADTGGQVNSKVRKLKKFSKSQSPQMVKVAKYPNGTVKAIKEIIYNTPARNAVENSIGHRLSLNSHSKNKHSCYPCPKCKLVFKKEHHLKRHMKSHVELSSVSPQTFVCQECGQSFRQGALLIEHMSIHQEKRERLGEEFKNSKKKEDKNKRLFCPQCPFDTTCPNTFVQHAKTHEKDKKNFKCDKCSFRTLNENDLRRHTIMQHTVISVKKQIQDNNSVMYSCKVCSYRAFSKNVFRNHLFRRHQQTFQEYEAEEKNAQPSNEHRTLACKSPLEDAEFTSQISIKNQISRKGNSQSDSHEISDLFKNSKIKRNFKSHLMESKLDKSINALLSRQKHGKKTAEQNRDKNNCSVDESRSDQRSPDHFRGMMMVKDDTLAISPNGASVMNNSVTKLNEDQSILKKSPSKRKMSTPYRNTSEQDSCFILSKPLPSPMKINQEDDFENDSSSFNDTDASDNLSGSDFNKEKHNICSYSRRMSMRGALQASKKLFEKIKMKEKEHNEIEIKEECIESEVFQESFESYQIPLNDSFPEDVSDLESERKNCPYCPAVFESGVGLSNHVRGHLHRAGINYNARHVVSPEQVAFNDKRPRMRRKISTFRRLKKALQAESDSETMTSIHSCPLCGDSFDNRTGQSNHIRGHLKKIGKGYASKNKSPLLYLRELMRDKKELQRALHILGKRRNRFHYDFSPKFPSAECLTSLPLENDKSSSIPSICTESRPLMPVFSLADIDSEKDQQETKLDIKNSLSGTTALIGILKKRKCPEDTRLKPSSQISKNIAVSLNAEYSSGSRLASSLPKSTSEKGEFNRKVCIHCNATFHSGVSLSNHLRAYARRKRTALLEGTTFDCKAVRPRSRPGSKKKTLPLPQTPEEMYRLTCRFCDLVFQGPLSVQEDWIKHLQRHIMNTSVPHTGLGMVEVISPPTTIKTEQDSSPTATHAAS; from the exons ATGGCAGCAGAAATGTCATGTCTGACAGGTGTTGATGAAGATGACAAAGATGCAGACCCTGAGGTCAACGCACTTTCGCTCTTCCCAGATCCACTAATGATGGAGCAAGAACCAGTCTCTTGCACCAGTTCTCTCGGCAGGCCTTCCCTGGAACAAACCAGTGGTCTGGATCTTCTGTCAAGCACAGGTATGCTGTCTCCAGTCGACCTGGGAAATGGACCTTCTACGCATCAGGCTACACAAGCCCATGAACTCGGCAGCATCTCAATAGAAAAGGAAGAGGCAAAGAGTATCACCCAACTCAAGACTGTACAGGAAATTGACACTACAGGAATTTGGGGTTTCGATAAAGACTCTCCGGAGAACTCCCTGGATAATTTTGATAGTGCTAATGAACTTCATTGGGACCCCCACAAAGAGTTTATGCAGTTTCTTTGGGACAACCATGATGATTCCCCTGGAGAGGAACCTCAAGAACCAGATCCTCCACCAAACAAccaaaggagaagaaaaaggaaaatggacATGGTCGTCATGGTGGATCCTTCCGAAGACCTTTACCCTGATCTGAGCCGCAAGTCGTCTGGCAAATTGGCAGATACAGGAGGACAAGTTAACTCCAAAGTTCGAAAGTTAAAAAAGTTCTCAAAGTCTCAGTCACCACAAATGGTGAAGGTTGCCAAGTATCCTAATGGAACTGTGAAGGCCATCAAAGAAATAATTTACAACACACCTGCAAGAAATGCAGTGGAGAACAGTATAGGTCACCGGCTGTCCTTGAATTCTCATTCAAAGAACAAGCATTCATGTTACCCTTGCCCCAAGTGTAAGCTGGTTTTCAAGAAGGAACACCATTTGAAGCGTCACATGAAGTCGCATGTTGAGCTTTCAAGTGTCTCGCCACAGACGTTTGTTTGTCAAGAATGCGGGCAGTCTTTTCGACAAGGCGCTTTGCTTATCGAGCACATGTCCATCCaccaggagaagagagagagactgggtGAAGAATTTAAGAACAGCAAAAAGAAGGAGGATAAGAACAAAaggcttttctgtcctcagtgtccATTTGATACAACTTGTCCAAATACATTTGTCCAGCATGCAAAAACTCACGAGAAGGACAAGAAGAATTTCAAGTGCGACAAATGTAGCTTCAGGACTCTGAATGAGAATGATCTTCGGAGACATACCATTATGCAGCATACCGTTATTTCAGTGAAAAAGCAGATCCAGGATAACAACTCAGTTATGTACTCCTGTAAAGTTTGTTCTTATAGAGCTTTTAGCAAAAACGTGTTTAGGAACCACCTCTTTCGGCGCCATCAACAAACTTTTCAGGAATACGAAGCCGAGGAGAAAAACGCACAACCGTCGAATGAGCACCGTACACTCGCTTGTAAAAGTCCGTTAGAAGATGCAGAGTTCACGTCCCAGATCTCCATCAAGAACCAAATCTCTAGAAAAGGCAATTCACAAAGCGATTCCCATGAAATTTCAGACTTGTTTAAAAATAGCAAGATTAAGAGAAACTTTAAGTCCCACTTAATGGAATCGAAACTTGACAAATCCATCAATGCTCTCCTGTCCCGACAAAAGCATGGAAAGAAAACTGCAGAGCAGAATCGGGACAAAAATAATTGCAGCGTCGACGAGTCCAGAAGTGACCAACGTAGCCCTGACCATTTCCGGGgtatgatgatggtgaaggatGATACATTAGCTATATCCCCAAATGGTGCAAGCGTAATGAACAACAGTGTTACCAAACTGAATGAGGATCAATCCATTTTGAAAAAATCACCATCCAAGCGGAAGATGTCCACACCTTATCGCAACACCTCTGAGCAAGACTCCTGCTTCATCTTGTCAAAGCCTTTGCCAAGTCCCATGAAAATAAACCAAGAGGACGACTTTGAAAACGACAGCTCCTCATTTAATGACACAGATGCCAGCGATAACCTGTCTGGAAGCGAttttaacaaagaaaaacacaacatttgcaGCTATAGCCGAAGGATGTCCATGAGGGGTGCCCTTCAGGCATCCAAAAAACTGTTCGAGAAGATAAAAATGAAGGAGAAGGAACACAACGAGATTGAAATCAAAGAGGAATGCATAGAATCTGAGGTATTTCAAGAATCATTTGAGTCGTACCAAATCCCGTTGAACGATTCCTTCCCGGAAGATGTTTCAGACCTGGAGTCCGAGCGCAAGAACTGTCCCTACTGCCCTGCAGTCTTTGAGTCAGGAGTTGGGCTGTCCAATCATGTTCGGGGGCATCTGCATAGGGCAGGAATAAACTACAACGCACGCCATGTCGTCTCTCCAGAGCAGGTGGCTTTTAACGACAAGAGGCCAcgaatgaggaggaagatctcaACTTTCCGACGGTTGAAAAAAG cattGCAGGCGGAGTCCGACTCGGAGACAATGACGAGCATTCACTCTTGTCCATTATGCGGGGACTCCTTTGATAACAGGActggtcagtccaaccacataCGAGGCCACCTCAAAAAGATTGGTAAAGGCTACGCCTCGAAGAACAAATCGCCGTTGCTGTATCTGCGGGAGTTGATGCGCGACAAGAAAGAGCTGCAGCGGGCCCTTCATATTCTGGGGAAAAGACGGAATCGCTTCCATTATGACTTCTCACCAAAGTTCCCCAGTGCTGAATGTTTGACATCCTTGCCCCTCGAAAATGACAAAAGTAGTTCTATTCCAAGCATTTGCACTGAAAGCAGACCACTGATGCCCGTGTTTTCTTTAGCAGACATAGATTCTGAAAAAGACCAACAAGAGACTAAGCTGGACATTAAAAATTCTCTTTCTGGCACAACTGCTTTGATAGGAATTCTCAAGAAAAGGAAGTGCCCGGAAGACACTAGACTAAAACCATCTTCCCAGATATCAAAAAACATAGCGGTTTCTTTAAACGCAGAGTACAGTTCAGGGTCCAGACTTGCATCTTCGCTGCCAAAGTCAACATCTG AGAAAGGTGAATTCAACAGGAAGGTGTGTATCCATTGTAATGCAACTTTCCACAGTGGGGTCAGTTTGTCTAATCACCTCCGGGCATATGCAAGACGAAAAAGAACTGCCTTACTCGAGGGAACCA catttGACTGTAAAGCAGTGAGGCCTCGCTCCAGGCCGGGCTCAAAGAAGAAGACGCTGCCCTTACCACAAACTCCAGAAGAAATGTACAGACTCACCTGCAG GTTCTGCGACCTCGTCTTCCAGGGTCCCTTgtcggtccaggaggactggaTAAAACATTTACAGAGACACATTATGAACACTAGTGTTCCGCACACTGGGCTCGGCATGGTAGAGGTCATCTCACCGCCCACAACCATCAAGACCGAACAAGACAGCTCTCCGACCGCCACACACGCTGCCTCGTGA
- the LOC130539204 gene encoding DBIRD complex subunit ZNF326-like produces MKRNNNMPFYPSAMLRGADTRLQPESKQFNVPEGFKEAMKWVNKLNDYQNTQIPEMDSKIPAIHRNKGKMSVMKWKSSFKPIDDPDDNSPQDGCPDDPERSELYDPYNPVSPDSEHDISQGQGHSRSLLKQEDNPEPQPITINKSRWDVPAAASRPPERDDRGPDNGPSNSRARATEPFVPAGYGSAGRSLDQRVGSPERHILRVSPQRFPASYRPQRPNDDERMISDYRGEVTARGRPSPPRLKRNSNEFGYCQTSMDEIPSRTKRLVMERIPVICDLCDIELLDCQELQDHLESRTHWNTMEHIQQENNYDDLTVAFLQEVMLHKSRRFSHPIEDSFLEALHENDHMTKVEVFHCAVCETFVSSSASSVRAHVMSQAHLTSIKRFDMLQRAVSLDRAQAMMEELKPQFQHFLKGGNPFE; encoded by the exons ATGAAACGCAACAATAACATGCCCTTTTATCCTTCAGCAATGCTACGAGGAGCGGACACACGCCTGCAACCTGAGAG TAAACAATTCAACGTCCCAGAAGGGTTCAAAGAAGCTATGAAATGGGTCAACAAGTTAAACGActaccaaaacacacaaatacctGAAATGGATTCAAAAATTCCAGCAATCCATCGGAATAAAG GCAAAATGTCTGTGATGAAATGGaaatcatcatttaaaccaATAGATGACCCTGATGACAACAGCCCGCAGGACGGATGCCCTGATGATCCAGAACG GTCGGAGCTTTATGACCCCTACAATCCCGTCTCTCCAGACTCGGAACATGACATCTCTCAGGGCCAAGGCCACAGCCGCTCCTTGTTGAAACAGGAGGACAACCCTGAACCTCAGCCTATAACCATAAATAAAAGCCGCTGGGACGTTCCTGCCGCAGCCAGCCGACCTCCCGAGAGAGACGACCGTGGCCCCGATAATGGGCCTAGCAACAGTCGAGCTCGAGCCACTGAACCATTTGTCCCGGCTGGATACGGTTCTGCCGGTAGATCTTTGGACCAGAGAGTCGGCAGCCCTGAGAGACACATTCTCCGCGTGTCGCCCCAAAGGTTCCCTGCATCTTACAGACCACAGAGGCCGAACGACGATGAGAGGATGATCTCAGATTATAGAGGAGAG GTGACAGCTAGAGGTCGACCATCTCCACCCAGGTTAAAACGCAACTCAAACGAGTTCGGTTACTGTCAGACAa GCATGGATGAAATTCCCTCCAGAACTAAACGTTTAGTGATGGAAAG GATCCCTGTCATCTGTGACCTGTGCGATATCGAGTTGTTAGACTGTCAGGAGTTGCAGGATCACCTGGAAAGCAGGACGCACTGGAACACGATGGAGCACATTCAGCAGGAGAACAACTACGACGACCTGACCGTCGCCTTCCTGCAG GAAGTAATGCTACACAAAAGCCGCCGATTTAGCCACCCCATAGAGGACAGTTTCCTGGAAG ctctccATGAAAACGACCACATGACCAAGGTGGAGGTTTTCCACTGCGCGGTTTGCGAAACCTTCGTGTCCTCGTCTGCCTCCTCCGTGCGCGCGCACGTCATGTCTCAGGCTCACCTGACCAGCATAAAG AGGTTTGACATGCTGCAGCGAGCGGTTTCCCTGGACAGAGCTCAGGccatgatggaggagctgaaacCCCAGTTTCAACACTTCCTAAAG GGGGGAAACCCTTTTGAGTAA
- the lrrc8da gene encoding volume-regulated anion channel subunit LRRC8D isoform X3 — protein MMFTLAEVASLNDVQPTYRILKPWWDVLMDYLGLVMLMLAIFGMTMQITKDHMACLPCLENPQEESGAGHNSFTEQTTQGSSGTSAPMFTSAPLVTKDLPDSVVHEIHATQQQMSAASEEFWRQPPPTGVRTNLDFQQYAFVNQMCYHVALPWYSKYFSYLTLIHTLVLMVSSNFWFKYPKTCSKIEHFVSILGRCFESPWTTKALSETACEDSEENKQRLTGGSSAPKQVSTEGSDEASNANSSTPMLGVKFSADKPIAEVPSNMTILDKKDGEQAKALFEKVRKFRVHVEDSDFIYKFYVVQTIVKTVKFILILSYTSTFLAKINFKHVCEPDIKQLTGYKKFFCTHNMAFMLNKLLISYMALILIYGMACLYALFWVFRRPLKEYSFEKVREESSFSDIPDVKNDFAFLLHMVDQYDELYSKRFGVFLSEVSENKLREISLNHEWTFDKVRQLVTRNAQDQQELHLFMLSGLPNAVFDLTDLEVLRLELIPEVRFSAKVSQMSSLRELHLYHCPAKVEQTGFAFLRDHLRCLHVKFIDVAEIPAWVYLLRSLRELNLIGNLSSENNKMIGLESMRDLRHLKTLCLKSNLAKMPTNITELSPHLIKLVVHNDGTKLMVLNSLKKMINLIELELHSCELERIPHAIFSLTNLQELDLKSNSIRTIEEIISFQHLKRLCCLKLWHNKITTIPSSISHVRSLEALHLSHNKLESLPPALFTLPKLWHLDLSHNAILVLPADVALLHNLQYLALNSNKLEALPKSLFRCLKLKALLLGNNALTFLPESVGHLLQLTHLELRGNCLDRLPVQLANCRMLRKTGLVVEDHLFDALPVEAKESINQESTFTSG, from the coding sequence TGATGTTCACACTCGCAGAGGTTGCGTCGTTGAACGACGTCCAGCCAACCTACCGAATCCTGAAGCCATGGTGGGACGTTCTGATGGACTATCTGGGGTTGGTCATGCTCATGCTGGCCATATTTGGCATGACCATGCAGATCACAAAGGATCACATGGCTTGCTTGCCTTGTCTTGAGAATCCACAAGAGGAGTCGGGAGCCGGACATAATTCCTTCACGGAGCAGACCACGCAGGGGTCATCAGGCACCAGCGCCCCTATGTTTACCTCTGCCCCCTTGGTCACCAAAGACTTACCTGACAGTGTTGTCCATGAGATCCACGCCACACAACAACAAATGTCTGCGGCCTCTGAGGAATTCTGGAGACAGCCTCCACCGACAGGGGTCAGGACCAATCTAGACTTTCAACAATACGCCTTTGTGAATCAAATGTGTTACCATGTTGCCTTGCCCTGGTATTCCAAGTACTTCTCATACCTCACCCTCATCCACACTCTGGTTTTGATGGTCAGCAGCAACTTCTGGTTCAAATACCCTAAAACCTGCTCAAAGATTGAGCACTTTGTGTCCATTCTGGGGCGGTGTTTCGAGTCCCCCTGGACTACGAAAGCTTTATCCGAAACGGCCTGTGAGGACTCCGAGGAGAACAAGCAGAGGTTGACGGGAGGCTCTTCGGCACCGAAGCAGGTGTCCACGGAGGGCAGCGACGAGGCGTCCAACGCAAACTCGTCCACGCCCATGCTCGGGGTAAAGTTTTCTGCAGATAAGCCCATCGCCGAGGTTCCAAGCAACATGACCATCCTGGACAAAAAAGACGGCGAGCAGGCCAAAGCGCTTTTTGAGAAAGTAAGAAAATTCAGAGTTCACGTGGAGGACAGCGATTTCATCTACAAGTTTTATGTGGTGCAAACGATCGTCAAGACGGTCAAATTTATCTTGATTTTGTCCTACACGTCAACATTTCTGGCTAAAATAAACTTTAAGCATGTGTGTGAACCGGACATTAAACAGTTAACTGGTTATAAAAAGTTCTTCTGTACGCACAATATGGCATTTATGCTAAACAAGCTGCTAATCAGCTACATGGCTTTAATTCTGATCTACGGGATGGCTTGCTTGTACGCTCTTTTTTGGGTCTTTCGTCGGCCCCTGAAAGAGTACTCGTTCGAGAAAGTCCGCGAGGAGAGCAGCTTTAGCGACATTCCAGACGTCAAAAACGACTTTGCATTCCTCTTACACATGGTCGACCAATACGACGAGCTGTACTCTAAAcgctttggcgtcttcctctcCGAGGTCAGCGAGAACAAGCTGAGGGAGATCAGCCTCAACCACGAGTGGACGTTCGATAAGGTCCGTCAGCTGGTGACCCGTAACGCGCAGGACCAGCAGGAACTCCACCTCTTCATGCTCTCCGGTCTACCAAACGCGGTCTTCGACCTGACCGACCTGGAGGTGCTGAGGCTAGAGCTGATTCCGGAGGTGAGGTTCTCGGCGAAGGTCTCCCAGATGTCCAGCCTAAGGGAGCTGCATCTCTACCACTGTCCTGCCAAAGTGGAGCAGACAGGATTCGCCTTCCTCAGGGACCACCTTCGCTGTCTTCACGTTAAATTCATCGATGTTGCCGAGATCCCAGCTTGGGTCTACCTGCTGAGGAGCCTGAGGGAGCTCAACTTGATTGGCAACTTGAGTTCAGAGAACAACAAAATGATCGGGTTGGAGTCCATGCGGGATCTGAGGCATCTGAAGACGTTATGCCTGAAGAGCAACCTCGCAAAAATGCCCACAAACATCACCGAGCTGTCTCCACATCTGATTAAGCTGGTGGTGCACAATGACGGTACAAAACTGATGGTGCTCAACAGCCTGAAGAAGATGATTAATCTGATTGAGCTGGAGCTGCACAGCTGCGAACTGGAAAGAATTCCACACGCTATTTTCAGCCTAACCAACCTGCAGGAGCTTGACCTGAAATCTAACAGCATCCGAACCATCGAGGAGATCATCAGTTTCCAGCACCTCAAGAGACTGTGCTGCCTGAAGCTGTGGCACAACAAAATCACCACCatcccctcctccatcagccATGTCAGGTCATTGGAGGCTCTGCACCTCTCtcacaataaactggagtcCCTTCCTCCAGCTTTGTTCACTCTACCAAAACTGTGGCACCTGGACTTGAGCCATAACGCCATCCTCGTGCTCCCTGCAGATGTGGCGCTCCTACACAACCTCCAGTACCTGGCCTTAAACTCCAACAAACTGGAGGCGCTGCCCAAATCTCTGTTCCGATGCCTCAAGCTCAAGGCCCTGCTTCTGGGGAACAACGCGCTGACGTTCCTCCCCGAGTCTGTGGGTCACCTGCTTCAGCTCACACATCTGGAACTGAGAGGAAACTGCCTGGACAGGCTGCCCGTCCAGTTGGCGAATTGCCGAATGTTGCGCAAAACTGGCCTAGTTGTGGAGGACCATCTCTTCGACGCGCTCCCAGTGGAGGCGAAGGAGAGCATCAACCAAGAGAGCACCTTTACAAGTGGCTAA